A region from the Thermanaeromonas toyohensis ToBE genome encodes:
- a CDS encoding hydrogenase iron-sulfur subunit: protein MSVNQEARSWEPKIIAFCCNWCSYAGADFAGLSRIQYPANVRIIRVPCSGRVNPQFVLRAFQWGADGVLVAGCHPGDCHYVSGNYFTRRRFLLMKRLFEYVGLERERLQIHWISGSEGARFAEVVTAMAEKIRTLGPNRKLVQG, encoded by the coding sequence ATGTCTGTAAATCAGGAGGCTCGTTCTTGGGAACCGAAAATTATAGCTTTTTGTTGCAACTGGTGCTCTTATGCAGGTGCCGATTTTGCCGGCTTAAGCCGAATACAGTACCCAGCTAATGTCAGAATAATACGGGTTCCCTGTTCGGGGCGCGTTAATCCTCAGTTCGTATTACGGGCTTTCCAGTGGGGCGCTGACGGGGTTTTAGTAGCAGGTTGCCATCCCGGTGACTGCCATTATGTCAGCGGCAACTACTTTACCCGGCGCCGTTTTCTTCTTATGAAGAGACTGTTTGAATATGTGGGGCTGGAACGCGAACGCTTGCAAATACATTGGATCTCTGGCTCAGAAGGCGCCAGATTTGCTGAAGTCGTTACCGCTATGGCAGAAAAAATCCGAACCTTGGGCCCCAATAGAAAACTAGTGCAAGGGTAA
- a CDS encoding ArsR/SmtB family transcription factor yields the protein MKIKEAEKIFKALGQSLRLKIIALLAEQEFCVCELEEIFGVSQPAISQHLRVLKEAGLVEEEKIGQWVFYSLKKKFLENFLQDFSSYLFSPLEDKKGLEQEKLQVEKLKQNPKVSCRPVKR from the coding sequence TTGAAAATAAAAGAAGCTGAAAAAATATTTAAGGCCCTGGGCCAAAGCCTACGCTTAAAAATCATTGCCCTCTTGGCCGAGCAGGAGTTTTGTGTGTGCGAACTGGAGGAAATCTTTGGCGTTTCCCAGCCGGCCATTTCCCAGCATTTGCGCGTTCTAAAAGAAGCCGGCCTGGTGGAGGAGGAAAAAATAGGTCAGTGGGTATTTTATTCCTTGAAAAAGAAATTCCTAGAAAATTTCCTGCAAGATTTCTCCTCCTATCTTTTCTCTCCTTTAGAAGACAAAAAGGGTTTGGAGCAGGAAAAGCTACAGGTTGAAAAGTTAAAGCAGAATCCCAAAGTCAGTTGCCGGCCAGTTAAAAGGTAA
- a CDS encoding UPF0236 family transposase-like protein, whose translation MQDNWEGLRDWRQTEVAKKVTIAEPHGLGASEAEINHVLAVRMKKRGMSWSECGGGFFFRHILRQRYFG comes from the coding sequence CTGCAAGATAACTGGGAGGGGTTAAGGGACTGGCGGCAGACAGAAGTGGCTAAGAAAGTAACTATTGCGGAGCCTCACGGTTTGGGGGCCAGTGAAGCGGAAATAAACCATGTTTTGGCGGTCAGGATGAAGAAGCGGGGCATGAGCTGGAGCGAATGCGGAGGGGGTTTTTTCTTTAGGCATATTCTACGTCAACGTTACTTTGGTTAG
- a CDS encoding CoB--CoM heterodisulfide reductase iron-sulfur subunit A family protein has translation MKKVGVFVCHCGSNIAGVVDVKRVAEAAESFPAVVFSTDYQYMCSDLGQELIRKAIKEQGLNRVVVASCSPRLHEPTFRKTVESAGLNPYLLEMVNIREQCSWVHIQDKEGATTKAIELVRMAVAKAVHNFPLESNTAIKITKRALVIGAGIAGIQAALDIADTGYEVVLLDRQPSIGGNMVRLDKTFPTLDCSACICTPKMVAAAQHPKIKLMTYSEVEKVAGFVGNFEVTIRKKARSVDENKCTGCGTCWEKCPTKVDNEFELGLGKRKAIYVPFPQAVPAVPVIDREHCLRFTRGKCGVCQKACPRRAIDYEQQDEIVTERFGAIIVATGYELFPWEKVYGEYGYGLYPDVITSMHFERLVNASGPTGGKILRPSDGKEPKVVVFIKCIGSRDEAKGKSYCSRVCCMYTAKHAHQVLEKIPDAQVIVFYMDVRTPGKGYEEFYQRTVHEGTIYIRGRVSRIYQEGDRLIVSGEDTLLGRQVMVAADLVVLATAMVPSQGWENLAKMLGISTDKDGFFQEAHPKLRPVETFTAGIFLAGACQGPKDIPDTVAQAGFAAAKACQLLARDELVTDPMIAEVDERLCSGCATCQSICPYKAIEMKTITEKVAGKIVTRQVATVNSGLCQGCGACTVACRSSALNLRGFTNEQILAEVKAICL, from the coding sequence ATGAAAAAGGTAGGAGTCTTTGTCTGCCATTGTGGCAGCAACATTGCAGGGGTGGTGGATGTAAAACGGGTCGCAGAAGCAGCGGAAAGTTTTCCAGCGGTAGTATTTTCTACGGACTATCAATATATGTGTTCTGACCTCGGTCAGGAACTTATCCGTAAGGCTATCAAGGAACAAGGCTTAAACCGGGTGGTAGTAGCTTCTTGTTCACCCCGCTTGCACGAACCCACGTTTCGTAAAACTGTAGAGAGCGCAGGGCTTAACCCATATCTTTTGGAGATGGTCAATATTCGAGAACAGTGTTCCTGGGTGCATATCCAGGATAAAGAAGGGGCTACGACCAAAGCTATTGAGCTGGTCCGCATGGCCGTGGCTAAAGCTGTGCACAACTTTCCCTTAGAATCGAACACGGCCATTAAGATTACTAAACGGGCTCTGGTTATTGGAGCCGGCATTGCCGGTATTCAGGCGGCCTTAGATATTGCCGATACTGGGTATGAAGTTGTCCTGCTGGACCGACAGCCGAGTATCGGTGGAAACATGGTCCGGCTGGATAAAACCTTCCCTACCCTGGACTGCTCTGCTTGCATTTGTACTCCCAAAATGGTGGCTGCTGCCCAGCACCCTAAAATCAAGCTAATGACCTATTCTGAAGTGGAGAAAGTAGCAGGTTTCGTGGGCAACTTTGAGGTGACCATCAGAAAGAAGGCCCGCTCAGTAGATGAGAACAAGTGTACCGGATGTGGCACTTGTTGGGAGAAATGTCCCACCAAGGTGGATAACGAATTCGAACTCGGATTGGGTAAAAGGAAAGCCATATACGTACCGTTTCCGCAAGCTGTCCCCGCTGTTCCGGTGATCGACCGCGAGCATTGTCTTCGGTTTACCAGGGGAAAATGCGGTGTGTGCCAGAAAGCGTGTCCCAGACGGGCTATTGATTATGAGCAGCAAGATGAAATCGTAACCGAGCGATTTGGAGCCATAATAGTAGCTACCGGCTATGAACTCTTCCCCTGGGAAAAGGTATACGGCGAATATGGGTACGGGTTGTATCCCGATGTAATTACCAGCATGCATTTTGAGCGGTTGGTCAATGCTTCCGGACCTACAGGAGGGAAAATTTTAAGGCCCTCAGATGGGAAAGAGCCTAAGGTAGTAGTATTTATTAAATGTATAGGCTCGCGAGATGAGGCAAAAGGCAAAAGCTATTGTTCCCGAGTTTGTTGCATGTACACCGCCAAGCATGCCCATCAAGTTCTGGAGAAGATACCCGATGCCCAGGTTATTGTCTTCTACATGGATGTGCGTACACCGGGCAAAGGTTATGAGGAATTCTACCAGCGGACAGTCCACGAGGGAACTATATACATAAGAGGCCGCGTAAGCCGTATTTACCAGGAAGGGGACAGACTTATAGTGAGTGGCGAAGATACGCTCTTGGGACGGCAGGTGATGGTAGCCGCCGATCTAGTGGTATTAGCTACGGCCATGGTACCCAGCCAGGGGTGGGAAAACCTTGCTAAGATGTTGGGTATCAGTACCGACAAGGATGGTTTCTTCCAGGAAGCCCATCCCAAATTGCGCCCGGTGGAAACTTTTACGGCAGGAATTTTTCTGGCTGGGGCCTGCCAAGGGCCCAAGGATATTCCTGATACTGTGGCCCAGGCCGGTTTTGCCGCTGCAAAAGCTTGCCAGCTCCTCGCACGAGACGAGCTGGTCACCGATCCCATGATTGCGGAGGTAGATGAGCGCCTTTGCTCTGGTTGCGCTACCTGCCAGTCTATCTGTCCTTACAAGGCTATAGAGATGAAGACTATTACTGAGAAGGTGGCTGGTAAAATAGTTACCCGCCAGGTAGCCACCGTTAATAGCGGATTGTGCCAAGGGTGCGGTGCTTGTACAGTGGCCTGTCGTTCTAGCGCTCTGAATTTGCGAGGCTTTACCAATGAGCAGATTTTGGCGGAGGTGAAGGCAATATGTCTGTAA
- a CDS encoding tyrosine-type recombinase/integrase, with translation MKALKSWLSWCVNEGLAPGLPYFPKGVPEARQVPQALKRAKVNRLLQEVEREGDPRDAGLIIRLMLSCGLRVSEAVSLRLEDVDIGERRGVIVVRGGKGGKYREVPVPPEAMEGLREWLAARKKKYPRSPWLFPEA, from the coding sequence ATGAAGGCCCTGAAGTCCTGGCTCTCTTGGTGCGTGAACGAGGGCCTGGCCCCCGGGCTGCCGTACTTTCCGAAGGGCGTCCCGGAGGCCAGGCAGGTACCCCAGGCTCTGAAGAGGGCCAAGGTCAACAGGCTCCTTCAGGAGGTCGAGAGGGAAGGCGACCCCAGGGACGCGGGCTTAATAATAAGGCTGATGCTCTCCTGCGGGCTGAGGGTATCGGAGGCCGTGTCGCTAAGGTTGGAGGACGTAGACATAGGCGAGAGGCGCGGGGTAATCGTGGTCCGGGGCGGCAAGGGCGGCAAGTACAGGGAGGTGCCCGTGCCGCCTGAGGCCATGGAGGGCCTCCGGGAGTGGCTGGCCGCGAGGAAGAAGAAGTACCCCCGCTCGCCCTGGCTCTTCCCTGAGGCCTAG
- a CDS encoding 2-oxoisovalerate dehydrogenase, with translation MDQEIIFLVEEAPEGGYTARALGHSIFTEGEDLDEIRSNVRDAVRCHFEDKDMPRVIRLHIVKDEVMAV, from the coding sequence TTGGATCAGGAGATAATCTTCTTGGTCGAGGAGGCCCCGGAGGGCGGGTACACGGCACGCGCCCTCGGTCACTCCATATTCACTGAAGGCGAGGATCTGGACGAAATAAGGAGCAACGTCCGGGACGCCGTACGCTGCCATTTTGAGGATAAAGACATGCCGCGGGTGATCCGGCTACACATCGTGAAAGACGAGGTTATGGCGGTGTGA